Genomic window (Lutra lutra chromosome 17, mLutLut1.2, whole genome shotgun sequence):
caaaaacagacaaagacacTCTCCCGGGGTCAGATGGCTCTTAGGGAGACGTTACTGCGTACACAGTCGAAAAAATCGGAGGTTTTCTGTATGTTACACTCTGCTAAAATGCTTAGAGTGAGAAGAGCAGGAAAgcctgctggaggggaagggacatTGGCACACCAGGTTAGGTCCAAGTTAGAAAGATCCTCCTGGCACCCTTGTGGCTGAGGGcttcaaggaggaggaggacagcgGGTGAGGCGGGCGCCTTGGGGCCGAGCGGAGGGAGGGGGAACCGGCAGCAGGAGACCCAAATGTCCCTtggaggggcaggcaggtggAGACGTGGTGTGGAGTTCGGGAAGGGCAGGGATTTCCAGGCGGGAAGGGCAAGCCTTCAGCCGGCTTCATTCCCTCCGGGTCCTCCCAGAGAAGCTCCCCCTGACCACCACCGCCCCCAAGAAGCCGCCAGCCAAGCGATCCAGATGGAACATTCTAAAATGCGCCTACATGATGGTCACCTTCTTGTTCGTGTCCTACAACAAAGGAGACTGGGTAAGAAGGAGCCCGTTActgaagggagtggggagggcgaGGCAGAAGGGGAGAGCGGAGCAAGAGGGAGGGCGTGAAGGAGATGCCAAGCAAGAGAAGGGGTAGGAGAGAAGCGCCTCTGGGAATAGAACCAGCCCTCCTTCCCGCCCTCCCttaccccttccttcctcccccctccccgcactccctccctgcctctctccacggcccccctccaccccagcctccatCCTCAAGCTTGAATAGAAACCACCCCCTTCTGTACTGACATGGCCCCAGATGATCCTATGAAACACTACCGTCCacaccttctctctgcctctgcctctgtctctctccatggAAGGTAGGTTCTTAGGGACCCAGCCATTTCCTAAGCATTAAACAGAGGTAAGGGGGCAGAGCGTGGGTCAGGACTTGGAAGACCACGGCCCAGCAGTCGTTCAGCTCATCACGTGTCCAAGTGTTTATATACGCAGCAGGTCCCTCGCTGGACGCTGGGGACTACACGGCCCCACGAGGTCCCTGGACCCGCAGAGCTCACATGGTAGGGGCAGGACAGACAGGAAAcgagccaggagccccaggaaaggaagaaatccaGGGAACCTCTCACAGCCTGTAGGGCAGTGGGCGCCTTTGCCAGAGAAGGCCAGGGGATCCGAGAAGCCGCCTGCCTTGAGAACTGCAGGGACGGCTGTTGCGAGCCAAGAGAACATGCCAGGCAAGGACCCTGGGGCCAAAACGTGCCTTGAGGGACCAAGGGAAGACGTGCGGGAgttgagaggggcagagggggtccAGATCCCAAAGGGGCCTCCCAGACCATCCCAAGAAGGAAGCTTTTATTCCAAGTCCGGTGGAGAGACGTCTGCGAGATCTGAGTCCAAGTACGGAAGGGTCACTGTGGCTGCTGCGTGCGGACAGTGACGTGGCATCAGGGcaagaggggaagcagagagactgCGAGGAGACAGCCCGGCTGTCCGGGCAGGATGCGTGGTGATGGGAGTGGACACGAGGAGGACCTCGGAGCAGATCTACGAGGCttggctgggtggggggagggaaatgggaCCAACGAGCTGGGTTGGGTTTGGGTGGTTCTCCAGTTGGCAGTGGGGATAACCTTGCCACCCAGAGGATGCAGCAGCATCTGGAGACACTGTTGGTGGtcctgcctggggagggggagccaTGGCATTTAGTGGGTGGTCTTAGACATCCTACATGGCGCAGGACAGCCGCCCCCACGACAAGGATCTGGTCCGGATGTCAGCAGTGAGGAGGCTGCGAAACCTCCCCGTTAGAGGCTGATGCCCACCCCCTTAGGAGATGGGCGAGAATGTGGGAGGTGAGCCtgatggagcagggagccccaaggatgtcacagagagagcaaagaggaggacaggaaaaaaaggaaggaaggagtagaGGACCAGGGAGGGGAGGAACCTGACCTGCCTCACCCTGACCAACTGTGTCTTCCTGTTTCTGGTTCACTTTCTCGTCAACCTCCCAAGTGTTACTGTCACTACTGCAACACGGAAGAGGACATCAGGTATGTTATGGCCGGGAAGGGCATTTTGTCCACAACTGGGGCGGGGGGCTTGGCCCCATTGCCTCAAGGTTGAGAAGGGAACCCCAGGTGAGCTACGAAACGCCCATGGGAGAATCTCGGAGTTGTGTTCACCAACAGTCACACTCCCACGGCGCGGGGCAGGCTTCACCACCGTCCAGCTACGGAGCATTTCCCCAAACGCTGGTCAACTCCCGGCGTCCCTGTGGGAGAGCTTGGTCTGGACACCTTTGTGTCAGGCTTCATTCGCCGAGGAGCCTGTTTTCAAGGTCATCTTCAAGGTCGTCCCTTTCTTACGGCAGAGTCGCGTTTCGTCCGACAgctagaccacattttgtttatctgtccGACAGCTGAAGGACCTTTGGGTTGTTGTCACCTTCTGACTATGGTGGATAGCG
Coding sequences:
- the EDDM13 gene encoding epididymal protein 13; translation: MHGLLSLQVLNEETSGCKEGEKLPLTTTAPKKPPAKRSRWNILKCAYMMVTFLFVSYNKGDWCYCHYCNTEEDIRTDPCCSF